The following proteins are encoded in a genomic region of Pyxicephalus adspersus chromosome 9, UCB_Pads_2.0, whole genome shotgun sequence:
- the PTPN5 gene encoding tyrosine-protein phosphatase non-receptor type 5 isoform X1 has product MLPWGQSCDQEKRSIHDRTSPADMGSVDEADEQHTLQAMMEHSQDVAGDGQYSWAALWNILTIGGSICLLVLSQILDLTTLQNGFWKIEMSGFVLVIIFFVAALIGTMVWYLKSHTEPVLSDDRRQSVSRQPSFTYSEWTDDKVEDFMDFEPVPDTPVFDCLMDIRGDTDQGTLTVKPVGLQERRGSNVSLTLDMCTPGCTEPYGHIMSPRDQSTQEYLQTAGSILTPEELHEKALDSFTLQKEFFEIPMNFVDPKEYEILGLVRKNRYKTILPNPQTRVCLTSPDQEDDPLSSYINANYIRGYGEEEKVYIATQGPTVNTVGDFWKMVWQEHSPIIVMITNIEEVNEKCTEYWPEKQATYEGIEVTVKDIIPEDDYVLRIMTLKCGEEERTLKHFWYTSWPDQKTPDQAPPLLILVQDVEETRQKAENGFGPIIVHCSAGIGRTGCFIATTILCKQLKNEGVVDILRTTCQLRLDRGGMIQTSEQYQFVHHVLSLFVKQNCCTVEE; this is encoded by the exons ATGCTGCCATGGGGGCAATCATGTGACCAGGAAAAAAG GTCTATCCATGACAGGACCTCCCCAGCAGACATGGGCTCCGTGGATGAGGCAGATGAACAACATACCCTGCAGGCCATGATGGAGCATTCCCAGGATGTGGCAGGCGATGGGCAGTACAGCTGGGCCGCACTCTGGAACATATTGACCATCGGGGGTAGTATCTGCCTCCTTGTTCTCTCGCAGATACTG gACCTTACAACCTTGCAAAATGGATTCTGGAAAATCGAGATGTCCGGCTTTGTCTTGGTGATCATCTTCTTTGTTGCAGCGCTCATCGGTACCATG GTTTGGTACCTGAAGTCGCACACTGAACCGGTCCTGTCGGACGATCGCCGTCAATCTGTCAGCCGACAACCGTCCTTCACTTACTCCGAGTGGACGGATGACAAAGTAGAAGATTTCATGGATTTTGAGCCCGTCCCGGACACCCCAGTTTTCGATTGTCTGATGGATATTAGGGGGGACACAGATCAGGGCACCCTCACCGTGAAACCAGTGGGCCTCCAAGAAAG GCGTGGCTCCAACGTGTCTCTGACCTTAGACATGTGCACACCTGGATGCACAGAGCCCTATGGACATATTATGTCACCAAGGGACCAATCTACCCAGGAATATCTCCAAACAGCAGGCAGCATCCTCACCCCCGAGGAACTGCACGAGAAAGCCCTGGACTCTTTTACCCTTCAGAAGGAATTCTTT GAGATCCCAATGAACTTCGTTGATCCAAAGGAATATGAAATTCTCGGTTTAGTAcgaaaaaacagatacaaaaccaTACTCCCAA ATCCACAAACCAGAGTGTGCCTTACATCACCAGACCAAGAGGATGACCCTCTGAGTTCATACATTAATGCCAATTATATTCGA GGTTACGGTGAAGAGGAGAAAGTTTACATTGCCACTCAGGGACCCACAGTGAACACCGTTGGAGATTTCTGGAAGATGGTCTGGCAGGAACATTCCCCCATTATTGTCATGATCACCAACATTGAAGAAGTCAATGAG AAATGTACGGAATACTGGCCGGAGAAGCAGGCTACATATGAAGGAATAGAAGTGACAGTGAAAGACATCATTCCAGAGGATGACTACGTGCTAAGAATCATGACTTTAAAG TGCggtgaggaggagaggaccctgaagcATTTCTGGTACACCTCGTGGCCAGATCAGAAGACTCCAGATCAGGCTCCACCGCTCTTGATACTGGTGCAAGATGTGGAGGAGACGAGACAGAAGGCGGAGAATGGCTTTGGACCTATCATCGTACACTGCAG TGCAGGGATTGGAAGAACCGGCTGTTTTATCGCTACCACAATTCTGTGTAAGCAGCTGAAGAACGAGGGTGTGGTAGATATTCTGCGGACCACCTGCCAGCTACGGTTAGACAG gGGAGGAATGATTCAAACCAGCGAACAGTATCAGTTTGTCCACCATGTTCTGAGCTTGTTTGTCAAACAAAACTGCTGCACCGTAGAGGAATAG
- the PTPN5 gene encoding tyrosine-protein phosphatase non-receptor type 5 isoform X2 yields the protein MGSVDEADEQHTLQAMMEHSQDVAGDGQYSWAALWNILTIGGSICLLVLSQILDLTTLQNGFWKIEMSGFVLVIIFFVAALIGTMVWYLKSHTEPVLSDDRRQSVSRQPSFTYSEWTDDKVEDFMDFEPVPDTPVFDCLMDIRGDTDQGTLTVKPVGLQERRGSNVSLTLDMCTPGCTEPYGHIMSPRDQSTQEYLQTAGSILTPEELHEKALDSFTLQKEFFEIPMNFVDPKEYEILGLVRKNRYKTILPNPQTRVCLTSPDQEDDPLSSYINANYIRGYGEEEKVYIATQGPTVNTVGDFWKMVWQEHSPIIVMITNIEEVNEKCTEYWPEKQATYEGIEVTVKDIIPEDDYVLRIMTLKCGEEERTLKHFWYTSWPDQKTPDQAPPLLILVQDVEETRQKAENGFGPIIVHCSAGIGRTGCFIATTILCKQLKNEGVVDILRTTCQLRLDRGGMIQTSEQYQFVHHVLSLFVKQNCCTVEE from the exons ATGGGCTCCGTGGATGAGGCAGATGAACAACATACCCTGCAGGCCATGATGGAGCATTCCCAGGATGTGGCAGGCGATGGGCAGTACAGCTGGGCCGCACTCTGGAACATATTGACCATCGGGGGTAGTATCTGCCTCCTTGTTCTCTCGCAGATACTG gACCTTACAACCTTGCAAAATGGATTCTGGAAAATCGAGATGTCCGGCTTTGTCTTGGTGATCATCTTCTTTGTTGCAGCGCTCATCGGTACCATG GTTTGGTACCTGAAGTCGCACACTGAACCGGTCCTGTCGGACGATCGCCGTCAATCTGTCAGCCGACAACCGTCCTTCACTTACTCCGAGTGGACGGATGACAAAGTAGAAGATTTCATGGATTTTGAGCCCGTCCCGGACACCCCAGTTTTCGATTGTCTGATGGATATTAGGGGGGACACAGATCAGGGCACCCTCACCGTGAAACCAGTGGGCCTCCAAGAAAG GCGTGGCTCCAACGTGTCTCTGACCTTAGACATGTGCACACCTGGATGCACAGAGCCCTATGGACATATTATGTCACCAAGGGACCAATCTACCCAGGAATATCTCCAAACAGCAGGCAGCATCCTCACCCCCGAGGAACTGCACGAGAAAGCCCTGGACTCTTTTACCCTTCAGAAGGAATTCTTT GAGATCCCAATGAACTTCGTTGATCCAAAGGAATATGAAATTCTCGGTTTAGTAcgaaaaaacagatacaaaaccaTACTCCCAA ATCCACAAACCAGAGTGTGCCTTACATCACCAGACCAAGAGGATGACCCTCTGAGTTCATACATTAATGCCAATTATATTCGA GGTTACGGTGAAGAGGAGAAAGTTTACATTGCCACTCAGGGACCCACAGTGAACACCGTTGGAGATTTCTGGAAGATGGTCTGGCAGGAACATTCCCCCATTATTGTCATGATCACCAACATTGAAGAAGTCAATGAG AAATGTACGGAATACTGGCCGGAGAAGCAGGCTACATATGAAGGAATAGAAGTGACAGTGAAAGACATCATTCCAGAGGATGACTACGTGCTAAGAATCATGACTTTAAAG TGCggtgaggaggagaggaccctgaagcATTTCTGGTACACCTCGTGGCCAGATCAGAAGACTCCAGATCAGGCTCCACCGCTCTTGATACTGGTGCAAGATGTGGAGGAGACGAGACAGAAGGCGGAGAATGGCTTTGGACCTATCATCGTACACTGCAG TGCAGGGATTGGAAGAACCGGCTGTTTTATCGCTACCACAATTCTGTGTAAGCAGCTGAAGAACGAGGGTGTGGTAGATATTCTGCGGACCACCTGCCAGCTACGGTTAGACAG gGGAGGAATGATTCAAACCAGCGAACAGTATCAGTTTGTCCACCATGTTCTGAGCTTGTTTGTCAAACAAAACTGCTGCACCGTAGAGGAATAG